The genomic region GAAGAAAACTTCGGCAGTACCAGGAATGAAACGTTTCGGTAAGCATTATCAGATCATAGCGTTTGCAACGAAAGGCAAAACGCCGCGTGTTTTCCATCGTCTACGTATCGACCCCCCGCTGCCTGCAGATTACAAGCACCCCCGAGAGAACGGTATGTTTGTTACGGATGTCTGGGATGATATTCGTGAGTTGACCTCTGGCTATTTTGCGGGTGATGAAGCACTACGAGACACAGAAGGGAATCGCTTACACAAACAGCAGGCACCTATCCAACTCCTCCTTCGGATTATCCTCTCCTCCACAAACCCTGGTGATGTCGTCCTTGATCCGTTCGCAGGTTCAGGAACAACCCTGATTGTAGCAGAACAATTAGGACGGAAATCAATCGGGATTGAACTCGACTCCCACAATGTTACGCTAATCCAAAACAGGTTCGCTGAACAGAGAGACTCGGACGATGTTTTGCGCTTTTTCAAGGATTACG from Candidatus Poribacteria bacterium harbors:
- a CDS encoding site-specific DNA-methyltransferase; this encodes MGNSFGKNCTVLHENCTTALDRSDFARKSRDLDHQDGVLPQPRIDLSFLDPPFNQDKAYNTWNDNLPPEEYWGWMREICGKVYTLTSDGGAIYFMQREKNTEFVLQCLRDTGWTFQNLIIWKKKTSAVPGMKRFGKHYQIIAFATKGKTPRVFHRLRIDPPLPADYKHPRENGMFVTDVWDDIRELTSGYFAGDEALRDTEGNRLHKQQAPIQLLLRIILSSTNPGDVVLDPFAGSGTTLIVAEQLGRKSIGIELDSHNVTLIQNRFAEQRDSDDVLRFFKDYACTPDLEIIKESSE